A single genomic interval of Primulina huaijiensis isolate GDHJ02 chromosome 7, ASM1229523v2, whole genome shotgun sequence harbors:
- the LOC140981355 gene encoding serine/threonine-protein kinase RUNKEL-like — MNHYHIYEAIGRGKFSTVYKGRKKKTIEYFAIKSVDKTHRTKVLQEVRILHTLDHSNVLKFYSWYETSAHLWLVLEYCVGGDLMTLLQQDGKLPEDSIHDLAHDLVLALQYLHSKGIIYCDLKPSNILLDENGHTKLCDFGLARKLSDISSTPASQLPQTKRGTPCYMAPELFQDGGVNSYASDFWALGCVLYECYTGRPPFVGKEFTQLAKSILLDTTPALPGTPTRAFENLINSLLTKDPAERMQWPELCTHAFWRTIFSPLALPPQPAFANMIEVSSEPHLTERNGDKPIRNKTPPKTCGKISRGSSKQDENLNLRAKGEETPVKGVTSSRKTHTNPSCRIPDGKHKNLSNNTGGLNLLRLSRIAKCNMQRENEKENYRRPLSSSSKNDAEVKIENNDMELDFNENTEDEGHDEIEGSESTSCTVDDNLSTPSKHEEKPEEMDNLVSQSDTSNVVDTLLSEDSKTQERELSSEQIEVSHVAATPPSANTQRKASRIKDVSGNALDFNATKSSTDLSAAFWHPSDLSVRPVMPSRKLDKGSYAIPSLPFDIFPASDFTKMPKEKLDSLCNGIVSILNGNSALGEKQGVIRYLDWLSSNVDAANVLTNGPIMLVLVKMLRQSKASALRLQLSSLVGLLIRHSTFIADDLSNSGILGALTDGLRDSQEKVRRFSMAALGELLFYISTLNDHALDNKPQESPSRDNRPSSGWQVPSSLISLISSVLRKGEDDLTQLYALRTIENISSHGGYWAIRFTSQDVINNLCYIFRAPGKQENMKLTAGSCLVRLVRFSPSSMQQVLEKLPIKDIISSLFKGNQREQQISLNLLNMAMLSNHLAANVGRQFLSLMEDKNLLPNLLSLIEQGSEVLKGKTLVFVALLCKIGKRWLPHLFCNARILSALDRLSKEKDKYLQHCLDSFVQAVASIVPGLLETITGDVQQLMGGRRHGQVIGQNSRNSAKNSIHFFPVVLHLLGSSLFKRSMVTQQVLQQVANLLKLTESPFQGRDDFQITLLRVLESITEEPSAFDNYPVIFFCQVLPSLTAIYKGNNDGDARFLCLKIFFDVMVLILNDASEDKKWPEDVKSISNGYFLPLYPSLIVDEDPIPMYAQKLLVMLIESNHIKISDILHMKAVSQCFDFLLGDFSTINVSNVMLCLALASAPELEIQILSQLKVVRKIGNFLEFVHAKEMEDFIEPTLGLCRAFLLRSLRSKVFVYSRDPTLLSGNSSECAIDQQQCIKDIMEFSGNVGVLLELSKSSEANISDLASECVTLLFQAAPREATMNLMMNLSKVSVLLDPRSKGITHLVVERTLHSLGFAIRLHLTHSMILSVSTSELAKIEALVSQLRSSSIHNIVDAAFQVALELQRIPR, encoded by the exons ATGAATCACTATCACATTTACGAAGCGATTGGCCGTGGGAAATTTTCG ACGGTATATAAAGGACGGAAGAAGAAGACGATCGAGTATTTTGCAATTAAAAGCGTGGACAAAACGCACAGAACGAAGGTTCTTCAAGAA GTTCGAATTCTCCACACACTGGATCACTCCAATGTGCTGAAGTTCTATTCATG GTATGAAACATCAGCTCATTTGTGGTTAGTTCTGGAGTATTGTGTGGGAGGAGATCTAATGACTTTATTGCAACAG GATGGTAAGCTTCCAGAAGATTCTATACATGACCTGGCTCATGACCTTGTTCTAGCTCTACA GTACTTACATTCAAAGGGAATCATTTATTGTGACTTAAAACCATCAAACATACTTCTGGATGAAAATGGACACACGAAG TTGTGTGATTTTGGATTGGCTAGAAAACTGAGTGATATATCATCGACACCGGCTTCTCAG TTACCCCAAACAAAACGTGGAACCCCATGTTACATGGCTCCTGAATTATTCCAAGATGGAGGGGTTAACTCATATGCTTCTGATTTCTGGGCTCTTGGCTGTGTGCTATATGAATGCTATACTGGAAGGCCTCCATTTGTTGGCAAAGAATTCACACAGTTGGCAAAGTCGATCCTTTTGGACACAACTCCTGCTCTTCCTGGAACTCCAACCCGtgcatttgaaaatttgataaattcttTGTTGACAAAAGATCCAGCTGAAAGGATGCAGTGGCCCGAACTTTGCACTCATGCTTTTTGGAGGACAATATTTTCTCCATTGGCATTACCCCCTCAACCAGCTTTTGCTAATATGATTGAGGTGTCTTCTGAGCCACATCTTACAGAGCGCAATGGTGATAAACCAATTCGGAACAAGACTCCACCTAAAACTTGCGGAAAAATTTCAAGAGGCTCAAGTAAACAAgatgaaaatttaaatcttaGGGCAAAGGGAGAAGAAACACCAGTCAAAGGCGTAACGAGCAGTCGTAAAACTCATACAAATCCTTCATGCAGGATTCCCGATGGCAAGCACAAGAACCTTTCAAATAATACTGGAGGCTTGAATCTTCTGCGACTTTCAAGAATTGCTAAATGTAACATGCAGAGAGAAAatgaaaaggagaattatagGAGGCCATTATCTAGTAGCTCTAAGAATGATGCAGAAGTTAAAATTGAAAACAATGACATGGAACTCGATTTTAATGAGAACACCGAAGATGAGGGGCATGATGAAATAGAGGGATCTGAGAGCACATCATGCACTGTTGATGATAACTTGTCGACTCCAAGCAAGCATGAGGAGAAACCAGAAGAGATGGATAACCTAGTTAGTCAGTCAGATACGTCAAATGTGGTAGACACCCTTCTCTCAGAAGATTCAAAAACACAAGAACGGGAATTGTCTTCTGAGCAAATTGAAGTGAGTCATGTGGCAGCTACCCCACCCAGTGCTAATACTCAGCGGAAGGCTTCACGTATTAAAGATGTTTCAGGGAACGCTCTAGATTTTAATGCTACAAAATCATCTACAGATTTATCAGCGGCATTCTGGCACCCATCTGATCTCTCAGTAAGACCAGTTATGCCAAGCAGAAAACTTGATAAAGGATCATATGCAATTccttcccttccatttgatatatttccagcatctgattttacaaaaatgCCTAAAGAGAAACTAGATTCTTTGTGTAATGGAATTGTGAGCATATTGAATGGTAATTCGGCTTTAGGTGAGAAGCAAGGTGTTATCAGGTACCTCGATTGGTTAAGCAGCAATGTTGATGCTGCCAATGTTTTGACAAATGGTCCGATAATGCTAGTTCTTGTCAAAATGCTTAGGCAGTCCAAAGCTTCGGCTTTGCGTTTACAACTCTCATCCCTTGTAGGTCTTTTAATTCGCCATTCAACTTTTATTGCCGATGATTTGTCAAATTCTGGAATTCTAGGTGCTTTAACTGATGGCCTTCGAGACAGTCAGGAAAAAGTAAGAAGGTTCTCTATGGCAGCTTTGGGTGAATTGCTTTTTTACATATCTACTCTTAATGATCATGCTCTGGATAACAAGCCCCAGGAATCTCCATCTAGAGACAACCGTCCCTCTTCTGGATGGCAG GTTCCAAGTTCTTTGATCTCTTTGATTTCATCGGTTTTACGGAAAGGAGAGGATGATCTAACCCAGCTTTATGCTTTAAGAACAATAGAGAACATCTCTAGTCACGGTGGCTACTGGGCGATTCGTTTCACCAGCCAGGATGTAATtaacaatctctgctacatATTTAGGGCTCCCGGGAAACAAGAAAACATGAAGCTCACAGCAGGATCATGTTTGGTTCGTTTGGTTCGCTTTAGCCCTTCCAGCATGCAACAAGTTCTAGAGAAACTCCCCATTAAGGACATCATATCGAGCCTTTTCAAGGGAAATCAACGAGAACAGCAAATCAGTTTGAACCTTCTAAACATGGCGATGCTCAGTAATCATTTGGCGGCAAATGTTGGACGTCAATTTCTTTCCTTGATGGAAGATAAGAATCTTCTTCCGAATCTGTTATCTCTTATTGAGCAGGGAAGTGAAGTTCTGAAAGGAAAGACACTGGTTTTTGTGGCTTTACTATGTAAAATTGGAAAGAGATGGCTCCCACATCTTTTTTGCAATGCAAGAATTCTTTCAGCTTTAGATAGGCTTTCAAAAGAGAAAGATAAATACTTGCAGCATTGTCTAGATTCTTTTGTGCAAGCTGTGGCATCTATAGTACCAGGTCTGCTAGAAACAATAACAGGAGATGTTCAGCAACTTATGGGTGGCAGACGTCATGGACAAGTTATTGGTCAAAACAGCCGAAATTCTGCAAAGAACAGTATTCATTTCTTTCCTGTGGTTCTTCATCTTTTAGGGAGTTCTTTATTCAAGCGTTCAATGGTCACTCAGCAGGTCTTGCAGCAGGTGGCAAATCTTCTTAAACTGACAGAGTCACCTTTCCAG GGCAGAGACGACTTTCAGATAACTCTTTTGCGAGTTCTAGAATCAATCACAGAAGAGCCATCAGCGTTCGATAATTACCCCGTTATTTTCTTCTGTCAGGTTCTGCCCAGTCTGACTGCTATATACAAAGGAAACAATGACGGAGATGCTAGATTTTTATGcttgaaaattttctttgatGTCATGGTTCTTATACTGAATGATGCATCAGAGGATAAGAAGTGGCCAGAAGATGTGAAGTCAATATCGAATGGTTATTTTCTACCTCTCTACCCATCTTTGATTGTGGATGAAGATCCCATTCCAATGTACGCTCAGAAACTTCTCGTGATGCTTATTGAGTCCAATCACATTAAAATCTCAGACATTCTTCACATGAAAGCAGTTTCACAGTGCTTTGATTTTCTGCTTGGTGATTTTTCAACTATCAATGTAAGCAATGTAATGCTCTGTCTGGCTTTAGCATCTGCTCCAGAACTAGAAATCCAGATCCTCTCTCAACTAAAAGTGGTACGAAAGATTGGAAACTTTTTAGAGTTCGTACATGCCAAGGAGATGGAAGATTTCATTGAACCGACTCTTGGCCTTTGTAGGGCATTCCTTTTACGTTCTTTAAGGTCAAAGGTCTTTGTCTATTCGAGGGATCCCACACTCTTATCTGGTAACTCCAGTGAATGTGCCATAGACCAGCAGCAATGCATAAAAGATATAATGGAATTTAGTGGCAATGTAGGAGTCTTGCTAGAGTTGAGCAAGTCCAGTGAAGCGAATATTTCAGATTTGGCTTCCGAATGTGTCACTTTATTGTTCCAGGCAGCACCAAGAGAAGCTACCATGAATTTGATGATGAATCTCTCCAAGGTCTCCGTGCTCCTTGACCCCAGGAGCAAGGGCATTACCCATTTGGTGGTAGAACGAACTTTACACAGTCTTGGTTTTGCCATTCGACTGCATCTGACACATTCAATGATACTTTCTGTCAGTACATCGGAGTTAGCAAAGATCGAAGCTCTTGTATCACAGTTAAGAAGTTCGAGCATACATAATATTGTTGATGCTGCTTTTCAGGTGGCCTTGGAGTTGCAGAGGATACCTCGATAG